In Amia ocellicauda isolate fAmiCal2 chromosome 5, fAmiCal2.hap1, whole genome shotgun sequence, a genomic segment contains:
- the mdm4 gene encoding protein Mdm4 isoform X3, whose product MTTASTSAQHPVSSPASRLLPGEGSQVQPKAPLLQILHVAGAQEDTFTLKEVMHYLGQYIMARQLYDKQRQHIVHCQDDPLGELLQVGSFSVKNPSPVYEMLKKNLIVLNCTDAAKTLSVAKDSNHETASEDPGQTSSGDCKLTQDLTAAGTGASTSQSTSQRRQRETDGDSLDGLPRSACKRPKLDFSLEEWDLSGLPWWFLGNLRSNYGRKSNGSTDINTNQVSLGQDEDTAIVSDTTDDLWFLNEAESEQVSVEMKEAALERGSEGEEDEKDTGKEDREDAWQCTECRKYNSPIQRYCVRCWALRKDWFKDCPRLVHSLSVPDIPAGMGAQEDAEDDGVDVPDCPRTVSDPVILPSHCLERPQPPGKGKGRLPRHLNPRYSGPTGGESSDSQELLDEAAGTGSRQEAVLEPCKLCRVRPRNGNIIHGRTGHLITCFSCARKLHKVHAPCPGCGQIIQKVIKTFIA is encoded by the exons ATGACGACCGCGTCAACCTCAGCGCAGCACCCAGTGTCCAGCCCGGCGTCCAGACTGCTGCCCGGGGAGGGGAGCCAG GTCCAGCCCAAAGCCCCACTCCTGCAGATTCTGCATGTCGCTGGTGCTCAGGAAGACACTTTCACACTGAAGGAG GTGATGCACTACCTGGGCCAATACATCATGGCAAGGCAGCTGTATGACAAGCAGAGGCAGCACATTGTCCACTGCCAGGACGACCCCCTGGGAGAGCTGCTGCAGGTGGGCAGCTTCTCCGTCAAAAACCCCAG TCCTGTCTACGAGATGCTGAAGAAGAATTTAATTGTTCTAAATTGCACAG ACGCTGCAAAGACTCTTTCTGTCGCCAAGGATTCAAATCATGAGACGGCGAGCGAAGATCCCGGTCAG ACATCTAGCGGCGACTGCAAGCTGACCCAGGACCTGACGGCGGCGGGGACGGGCGCGTCCACGTCACAGTCTACCTCACAGCGCCGGCAAAGGGAGACCGACGGAG ACTCCCTGGACGGCCTGCCCAGGTCTGCGTGCAAACGGCCCAAGCTGGACTTCAGTCTGGAAGAGTGGGACCTGTCCGGGTTGCCCTGGTGGTTTCTGGGAAACCTGCGCAGTAACTATGGGCGCAAGAGCAACGGCTCCACGGATATCAACACCAACCAG GTTTCCCTCGGCCAGGACGAAGACACGGCCATCGTCTCAGACACGACCGACGACCTGTGGTTCCTGAACGAGGCCGAGAGCGAGCAGGTCAGCGTGGAGATGAAGGAGGCGGCCTTGGAgcgagggagtgagggagaggaggaCGAGAAGGACACGGGCAAGGAGGACAGAGAG GACGCCTGGCAGTGCACCGAGTGCCGCAAATACAACTCCCCGATTCAGCGCTACTGCGTCCGCTGCTGGGCGCTGCGCAAGGACTGGTTCAAGGACTGCCCTCGTCTCGTTCACTCCCTCTCGGTGCCAGACATCCCCGCCGGCATGGGGGCGCAGGAGGATGCAGAGGACGACGGTGTCGACGTGCCGGACTGCCCCCGCACGGTGTCGGACCCCGTGATCCTCCCATCCCACTGCTTGGAGCGGCCGCAGCCCCCGGGCAAAGGGAAGGGCCGCCTGCCACGCCACCTGAACCCCCGCTACTCGGGCCCGACCGGGGGCGAGAGCTCGGACAGCCAGGAGCTGCTGGACGAGGCGGCGGGGACGGGCAGCCGGCAGGAGGCCGTCCTGGAGCCGTGTAAGCTGTGCCGGGTGCGCCCCCGCAACGGCAACATCATCCACGGCCGCACGGGCCACCTGATCACCTGCTTCTCCTGCGCCCGCAAGCTGCACAAGGTCCACGCGCCCTGCCCGGGCTGCGGCCAGATCATCCAGAAGGTCATCAAGACGTTCATCGCCTAG
- the mdm4 gene encoding protein Mdm4 isoform X2, with the protein MTTASTSAQHPVSSPASRLLPGEGSQVQPKAPLLQILHVAGAQEDTFTLKEVMHYLGQYIMARQLYDKQRQHIVHCQDDPLGELLQVGSFSVKNPSPVYEMLKKNLIVLNCTDAAKTLSVAKDSNHETASEDPGQTSSGDCKLTQDLTAAGTGASTSQSTSQRRQRETDGDSLDGLPRSACKRPKLDFSLEEWDLSGLPWWFLGNLRSNYGRKSNGSTDINTNQDEDTAIVSDTTDDLWFLNEAESEQVSVEMKEAALERGSEGEEDEKDTGKEDREMQDSLDDDTQCLSDDTDTEISTQDAWQCTECRKYNSPIQRYCVRCWALRKDWFKDCPRLVHSLSVPDIPAGMGAQEDAEDDGVDVPDCPRTVSDPVILPSHCLERPQPPGKGKGRLPRHLNPRYSGPTGGESSDSQELLDEAAGTGSRQEAVLEPCKLCRVRPRNGNIIHGRTGHLITCFSCARKLHKVHAPCPGCGQIIQKVIKTFIA; encoded by the exons ATGACGACCGCGTCAACCTCAGCGCAGCACCCAGTGTCCAGCCCGGCGTCCAGACTGCTGCCCGGGGAGGGGAGCCAG GTCCAGCCCAAAGCCCCACTCCTGCAGATTCTGCATGTCGCTGGTGCTCAGGAAGACACTTTCACACTGAAGGAG GTGATGCACTACCTGGGCCAATACATCATGGCAAGGCAGCTGTATGACAAGCAGAGGCAGCACATTGTCCACTGCCAGGACGACCCCCTGGGAGAGCTGCTGCAGGTGGGCAGCTTCTCCGTCAAAAACCCCAG TCCTGTCTACGAGATGCTGAAGAAGAATTTAATTGTTCTAAATTGCACAG ACGCTGCAAAGACTCTTTCTGTCGCCAAGGATTCAAATCATGAGACGGCGAGCGAAGATCCCGGTCAG ACATCTAGCGGCGACTGCAAGCTGACCCAGGACCTGACGGCGGCGGGGACGGGCGCGTCCACGTCACAGTCTACCTCACAGCGCCGGCAAAGGGAGACCGACGGAG ACTCCCTGGACGGCCTGCCCAGGTCTGCGTGCAAACGGCCCAAGCTGGACTTCAGTCTGGAAGAGTGGGACCTGTCCGGGTTGCCCTGGTGGTTTCTGGGAAACCTGCGCAGTAACTATGGGCGCAAGAGCAACGGCTCCACGGATATCAACACCAACCAG GACGAAGACACGGCCATCGTCTCAGACACGACCGACGACCTGTGGTTCCTGAACGAGGCCGAGAGCGAGCAGGTCAGCGTGGAGATGAAGGAGGCGGCCTTGGAgcgagggagtgagggagaggaggaCGAGAAGGACACGGGCAAGGAGGACAGAGAG atgCAGGACAGTCTGGACGACGACACTCAGTGTCTGAGTGACGACACGGACACCGAGATCTCCACACAG GACGCCTGGCAGTGCACCGAGTGCCGCAAATACAACTCCCCGATTCAGCGCTACTGCGTCCGCTGCTGGGCGCTGCGCAAGGACTGGTTCAAGGACTGCCCTCGTCTCGTTCACTCCCTCTCGGTGCCAGACATCCCCGCCGGCATGGGGGCGCAGGAGGATGCAGAGGACGACGGTGTCGACGTGCCGGACTGCCCCCGCACGGTGTCGGACCCCGTGATCCTCCCATCCCACTGCTTGGAGCGGCCGCAGCCCCCGGGCAAAGGGAAGGGCCGCCTGCCACGCCACCTGAACCCCCGCTACTCGGGCCCGACCGGGGGCGAGAGCTCGGACAGCCAGGAGCTGCTGGACGAGGCGGCGGGGACGGGCAGCCGGCAGGAGGCCGTCCTGGAGCCGTGTAAGCTGTGCCGGGTGCGCCCCCGCAACGGCAACATCATCCACGGCCGCACGGGCCACCTGATCACCTGCTTCTCCTGCGCCCGCAAGCTGCACAAGGTCCACGCGCCCTGCCCGGGCTGCGGCCAGATCATCCAGAAGGTCATCAAGACGTTCATCGCCTAG
- the mdm4 gene encoding protein Mdm4 isoform X1 — translation MTTASTSAQHPVSSPASRLLPGEGSQVQPKAPLLQILHVAGAQEDTFTLKEVMHYLGQYIMARQLYDKQRQHIVHCQDDPLGELLQVGSFSVKNPSPVYEMLKKNLIVLNCTDAAKTLSVAKDSNHETASEDPGQTSSGDCKLTQDLTAAGTGASTSQSTSQRRQRETDGDSLDGLPRSACKRPKLDFSLEEWDLSGLPWWFLGNLRSNYGRKSNGSTDINTNQVSLGQDEDTAIVSDTTDDLWFLNEAESEQVSVEMKEAALERGSEGEEDEKDTGKEDREMQDSLDDDTQCLSDDTDTEISTQDAWQCTECRKYNSPIQRYCVRCWALRKDWFKDCPRLVHSLSVPDIPAGMGAQEDAEDDGVDVPDCPRTVSDPVILPSHCLERPQPPGKGKGRLPRHLNPRYSGPTGGESSDSQELLDEAAGTGSRQEAVLEPCKLCRVRPRNGNIIHGRTGHLITCFSCARKLHKVHAPCPGCGQIIQKVIKTFIA, via the exons ATGACGACCGCGTCAACCTCAGCGCAGCACCCAGTGTCCAGCCCGGCGTCCAGACTGCTGCCCGGGGAGGGGAGCCAG GTCCAGCCCAAAGCCCCACTCCTGCAGATTCTGCATGTCGCTGGTGCTCAGGAAGACACTTTCACACTGAAGGAG GTGATGCACTACCTGGGCCAATACATCATGGCAAGGCAGCTGTATGACAAGCAGAGGCAGCACATTGTCCACTGCCAGGACGACCCCCTGGGAGAGCTGCTGCAGGTGGGCAGCTTCTCCGTCAAAAACCCCAG TCCTGTCTACGAGATGCTGAAGAAGAATTTAATTGTTCTAAATTGCACAG ACGCTGCAAAGACTCTTTCTGTCGCCAAGGATTCAAATCATGAGACGGCGAGCGAAGATCCCGGTCAG ACATCTAGCGGCGACTGCAAGCTGACCCAGGACCTGACGGCGGCGGGGACGGGCGCGTCCACGTCACAGTCTACCTCACAGCGCCGGCAAAGGGAGACCGACGGAG ACTCCCTGGACGGCCTGCCCAGGTCTGCGTGCAAACGGCCCAAGCTGGACTTCAGTCTGGAAGAGTGGGACCTGTCCGGGTTGCCCTGGTGGTTTCTGGGAAACCTGCGCAGTAACTATGGGCGCAAGAGCAACGGCTCCACGGATATCAACACCAACCAG GTTTCCCTCGGCCAGGACGAAGACACGGCCATCGTCTCAGACACGACCGACGACCTGTGGTTCCTGAACGAGGCCGAGAGCGAGCAGGTCAGCGTGGAGATGAAGGAGGCGGCCTTGGAgcgagggagtgagggagaggaggaCGAGAAGGACACGGGCAAGGAGGACAGAGAG atgCAGGACAGTCTGGACGACGACACTCAGTGTCTGAGTGACGACACGGACACCGAGATCTCCACACAG GACGCCTGGCAGTGCACCGAGTGCCGCAAATACAACTCCCCGATTCAGCGCTACTGCGTCCGCTGCTGGGCGCTGCGCAAGGACTGGTTCAAGGACTGCCCTCGTCTCGTTCACTCCCTCTCGGTGCCAGACATCCCCGCCGGCATGGGGGCGCAGGAGGATGCAGAGGACGACGGTGTCGACGTGCCGGACTGCCCCCGCACGGTGTCGGACCCCGTGATCCTCCCATCCCACTGCTTGGAGCGGCCGCAGCCCCCGGGCAAAGGGAAGGGCCGCCTGCCACGCCACCTGAACCCCCGCTACTCGGGCCCGACCGGGGGCGAGAGCTCGGACAGCCAGGAGCTGCTGGACGAGGCGGCGGGGACGGGCAGCCGGCAGGAGGCCGTCCTGGAGCCGTGTAAGCTGTGCCGGGTGCGCCCCCGCAACGGCAACATCATCCACGGCCGCACGGGCCACCTGATCACCTGCTTCTCCTGCGCCCGCAAGCTGCACAAGGTCCACGCGCCCTGCCCGGGCTGCGGCCAGATCATCCAGAAGGTCATCAAGACGTTCATCGCCTAG
- the lrrn2 gene encoding leucine-rich repeat neuronal protein 2: MSSHSLGFVQAHLLLGVAGALVIHSVPWKVPCPRQCVCQIKPWYSPRSVYREAPTVDCNDLLLSELPASLPAETQTLRLQSNLISALDQSELQGLANLTELDLSQNSFGSTRHLRITDLPGLLSLHLEENQLRHLPDSAFSGLSGLQELYLNHNRLRNISPGAFSGLDNLLRLHLNSNRLVIIDRRWFHALPQLEVLMIGGNPVESIQDLNFKPLASLRSLVLAGMGLRGLSEGALEGLCSLESISFYDNHLTKVPKEALQKVPGLKFLDLNKNPIELVQPGDFRDMLHLKELGLNNMDHLVSIEHSALENLPELTKLEITNNPRLSYIHPQAFQRLSRMESLMLNSNALSALHRETVRSLPGLQEISLHSNPIRCDCLIRWVGAEDDRPVRFIEPQSTFCSEPPELKARRVKEVSFREMADSCLPLIAPGTFPSHIHVRHGDNLALHCRALAEPEPSIYWVTPSGQKLSPSTSSGRYQVLPEGTLEIFGITSEEAGFYTCVAQNLVGADTRSVTVRVDGMGKAVMISTRRSSDHLEVKEVKERYALLSWSTSRNVPSAKLSWLANGSLEDYHPHSTRILAGTRGFNLTRLQPGTLYRVCLHLGPNDTSCLHFRTKEVSAPATTPDLTPAAILAASALLLLLAAKACQGGASVSWRGEDEGTEKPETSLLPPERECYMVLSAAQQQCSSKSCTDSDGSSSREEGSAVGLAQDALKVHIVQGPKAELCSVEHSH; the protein is encoded by the coding sequence ATGAGTTCCCACAGCCTCGGATTTGTGCAAGCCCACCTCCTCCTGGGTGTCGCCGGCGCTCTGGTCATTCATTCTGTGCCTTGGAAGGTGCCCTGCCCCCGGCAGTGCGTCTGCCAGATCAAACCCTGGTATTCCCCGCGCTCGGTGTACAGGGAAGCCCCCACAGTGGACTGCAATGACCTCCTGTTGTCTGAGCTCCCTGCCTCACTGCCAGCAGAGACTCAGACTCTCCGCCTGCAGAGCAACCTCATCAGTGCCCTGGACCAGAGCGAGCTGCAGGGCCTGGCCAACCTGACCGAGCTGGACCTCTCCCAGAACAGCTTCGGCAGCACCAGACATCTCAGGATCACCGACTTGCCAGGACTGCTGAGCTTGCATCTGGAAGAGAACCAGCTGAGACACCTTCCCGACTCGGCTTTCTCTGGCCTCTCAGGACTGCAGGAGCTATACCTGAATCACAACCGGCTGAGGAACATCTCACCCGGGGCCTTCAGTGGTTTGGATAACCTCTTGCGGCTGCACCTCAACTCCAACCGGCTTGTGATAATCGACCGCCGCTGGTTCCATGCTTTGCCGCAGCTGGAGGTCCTGATGATTGGAGGGAACCCAGTAGAGAGTATCCAAGACCTCAACTTTAAGCCCCTTGCTTCCTTACGCAGCTTGGTCCTAGCTGGGATGGGATTGCGCGGGCTGTCCGAGGGGGCCTTGGAAGGATTGTGTAGTCTGGAGAGCATCTCCTTCTACGATAACCACTTAACTAAAGTACCAAAGGAAGCCCTTCAAAAGGTGCCAGGCCTGAAGTTTCTGGACCTGAACAAGAACCCCATTGAACTTGTCCAGCCAGGAGACTTCAGAGACATGCTTCACCTGAAGGAGTTAGGACTGAACAACATGGATCACCTGGTCTCTATAGAGCATTCTGCTTTGGAGAACCTGCCAGAGTTGACCAAGCTTGAGATCACCAACAACCCCCGGCTCTCCTACATCCACCCCCAGGCCTTCCAGCGCCTCTCGAGGATGGAAAGTCTGATGCTCAACAGCAATGCTTTGAGTGCCCTGCACCGGGAGACAGTCCGCTCCTTACCTGGCCTTCAGGAGATCAGCTTGCACAGCAATCCTATCCGTTGCGACTGTCTTATCCGATGGGTGGGGGCCGAAGATGACAGACCTGTTCGGTTCATTGAGCCCCAATCTACCTTCTGCTCCGAGCCACCAGAGCTCAAGGCAAGGAGGGTGAAAGAAGTGTCCTTCAGGGAGATGGCAGACAGCTGCTTACCCTTGATTGCTCCTGGGACATTTCCTTCTCACATTCATGTCAGACATGGGGACAACTTGGCACTACACTGTCGGGCCTTAGCGGAACCAGAACCTAGCATCTATTGGGTCACACCTTCTGGTCAGAAGCTCTCACCTTCCACGAGTTCTGGGAGGTACCAGGTACTACCTGAGGGCACCTTGGAGATCTTTGGGATAACCTCGGAAGAAGCAGGGTTTTACACCTGTGTGGCACAGAACCTAGTTGGAGCCGACACTCGCAGTGTGACCGTCAGGGTGGATGGGATGGGCAAGGCCGTAATGATCAGCACCAGAAGAAGCAGTGATCACCTggaggtgaaggaggtgaaGGAACGCTATGCCTTGTTGTCTTGGTCTACTAGCAGAAATGTACCTTCGGCCAAACTGTCCTGGTTAGCCAACGGGAGCCTGGAGGACTATCACCCTCACAGCACGCGGATCCTGGCAGGAACCAGAGGGTTCAACCTGACCCGGCTCCAGCCCGGTACCCTGTACAGGGTGTGTCTGCACCTGGGCCCAAACGACACCTCCTGTCTCCATTTTAGGACTAAAGAGGTTTCAGCCCCGGCGACAACTCCTGATCTGACCCCGGCTGCTATCCTGGCAGCCTCTGCTCTGCTTCTCCTGTTGGCAGCCAAAGCCTGTCAAGGTGGTGCCTCGGTCAGCTGGCGAGGGGAGGATGAGGGGACTGAGAAACCAGAGACATCTCTTTTGCCCCCTGAAAGGGAGTGCTACATGGTCCTCTCAGCTGCCCAGCAGCAGTGCTCCAGTAAGAGCTGCACAGACAGCgacggcagcagcagcagagaggAAGGGAGCGCTGTGGGCTTGGCTCAGGATGCTCTGAAGGTCCACATTGTTCAGGGCCCCAAGGCAGAATTGTGCAGTGTCGAGCattcccattaa